The genomic DNA GTCCTCGAAGGTCGGAGTGTCGGAGGCCGAGCCGATCAGTTGGTAGTCGAACGTCAGGTCCATGAACGAACAGATGTTGAAGTTGTAGTACAGTTCGAGTCCTTGGCCGTCGCGGAGCGCCCCGGTTTCGTCCTTGATATCTTTTAGAAGTGCTTCGTCTTTGGTCGCGTCCAAGTAGTAATAGCCAGCGCCAAAGGAATCGTTGCGGCGGCTGCGCGAGAGCATGTTGTGACCGCCGATACCAGCGCTCAAGAACAGACGCAGTGGGTTCACCGATTGGTCTCCAACACCGACGCGTCCGAACAGACCAAATCCGCGTCCTTGGCGGTCGCTGTAAAGGTACTGGTCGAAGTTATATAGGAAGGCGTACGTGCCCTCTTGCTTGTTGGTCAGATCGATCGTGACATCCTCCCCCGATCCAGAGAGGCTTGCACGTGGGTCGGGGACCAGTTCGCTGAAGTACTGAGTCGAATAGAGCGCGGTGAACGATTGGTGGCCAAGTTTTCCAAAGAAGTTGGTTGGCACGCGAAGACCCGCGGTCAGCAGTACGCCATTGTTAAACAGTTCATCAAAACCGCTGGTTCGCGTCGTGTCGGTTGGATTCATGATCGTGAACACGAACAGTGGCTCGTAATCGTGCAAGATCGCAAACCCGGCTCCCAGACTGGAGTAAGGTGAGGCGACGATCGCGGCTGGGTTGGTGACCAACGCGAGGTTCGAAAATTGAGAGATGCCGCGGCCATGGGCGAAGTCGTTGCGATCGCCATCGAGCGTATCGAACTTACCCATAAAGAGAGCAAAGTTCTCCGACAGCGCCTGGGTCACGACGAGATTCGTGATGTAGAGGTTCTCGGTCTCCGCGGGCAGATGACTGGCGATCGTCGGCGGCATGACCGACCCGGTGTTAGCCGGATTGAGTTGTTCGCCAAAGCGATGCTCGGCGCGCAACCGAAAAAACAGCCCATCTTGCAGACCAAACTTGCTGGCGTCGACGTTCAACAGATAGTCGCCGTGACCGCTGTAGCGAAGCGAGTCGGGCAGGCTGTCGTTGCCGCCGCCGACCACGCCGAAACCAAATTGAGTCACATTGCCGGTGAAGCTGTAGCCGTTCTCCTGCATCGCCTCATAGGTTTCTGCCAATTCGCCAGCTTGGGCCGTCGATGTCACAAGAAGACATGCCAGACATGCCTTCCAAGTGATCCTAAGCGTTAAACAATGATTCATCAGATTCCCTTCCGCCACTCGTGTGCTGGAACCACATTGCCTCGCTGTTGGAGGCAGCCCCTTGGGTTCCCATTAGAAATCCTATCGGTGCCGGTATGCTATCTCTCCATAGAGTTCCGGCGGGGCAACCCTTAG from Rosistilla oblonga includes the following:
- a CDS encoding carbohydrate porin, producing the protein MNHCLTLRITWKACLACLLVTSTAQAGELAETYEAMQENGYSFTGNVTQFGFGVVGGGNDSLPDSLRYSGHGDYLLNVDASKFGLQDGLFFRLRAEHRFGEQLNPANTGSVMPPTIASHLPAETENLYITNLVVTQALSENFALFMGKFDTLDGDRNDFAHGRGISQFSNLALVTNPAAIVASPYSSLGAGFAILHDYEPLFVFTIMNPTDTTRTSGFDELFNNGVLLTAGLRVPTNFFGKLGHQSFTALYSTQYFSELVPDPRASLSGSGEDVTIDLTNKQEGTYAFLYNFDQYLYSDRQGRGFGLFGRVGVGDQSVNPLRLFLSAGIGGHNMLSRSRRNDSFGAGYYYLDATKDEALLKDIKDETGALRDGQGLELYYNFNICSFMDLTFDYQLIGSASDTPTFEDPTSILGARMNIRL